A stretch of the Chlamydia pecorum E58 genome encodes the following:
- a CDS encoding class I SAM-dependent RNA methyltransferase — protein MKDCRHLSFCGGCSSPQTAYSTFLKAKELLLQELFSSLISEIRPVIPCTPILRGRNKMEFSFFQSRDQQKSLGLMSSSKPRQGIQITECLLTQEDTMEILRLTRLWWERHVYLTAYFPPKNRGCLCTLTIRYGYPKKEIMVILTTSGAPEYTISPEALEDWKQTLLGSSLNISSIFWEEKHSTPGLPTQYLQTLLYGEPYIQQTLTLPSDGSSATFNIRPKSFFQPQTLQAARIIDTVKEFINPQGTEILLDLYCGVGTLGIMLAPYVQKVIGVENVPEAILSARENILINHQENRMEVFLEDTKTFCKKLPYTCPPDIIIVDPPRCGLQNKALKHILKIGAPKLVYISCNPRTQFQECFQLIHAGYSIKAMQPIDQFPHSPHLENILLLERSSFL, from the coding sequence ATGAAAGACTGCCGTCATCTCTCTTTTTGTGGAGGATGTTCTTCTCCCCAAACAGCCTATTCTACCTTTTTAAAAGCTAAAGAACTCCTCCTTCAAGAGTTATTCTCCTCTCTCATTTCAGAAATCCGACCTGTCATTCCCTGCACTCCAATATTGCGAGGAAGAAACAAAATGGAGTTCTCCTTTTTCCAATCGAGAGATCAGCAAAAGAGCTTAGGGTTGATGAGCTCCTCAAAACCCCGGCAAGGAATCCAAATTACAGAGTGCCTGCTCACCCAAGAAGATACCATGGAAATCCTCCGACTCACAAGGCTATGGTGGGAAAGGCACGTCTACCTTACCGCATATTTCCCTCCCAAAAATCGCGGCTGCTTGTGTACTTTAACAATACGCTATGGCTATCCTAAAAAAGAAATCATGGTAATCCTAACCACATCAGGAGCCCCTGAATATACCATAAGCCCTGAGGCATTAGAAGACTGGAAACAAACATTGCTAGGTTCTTCTCTCAATATTTCCTCTATTTTCTGGGAAGAAAAACACTCAACCCCAGGGCTTCCCACACAGTACCTTCAAACCTTACTTTATGGGGAACCTTACATTCAACAGACTCTTACTCTCCCTAGCGATGGCAGCTCTGCAACCTTTAACATTCGCCCTAAAAGCTTCTTCCAACCTCAAACCCTTCAAGCTGCACGAATTATCGATACGGTAAAAGAATTCATAAACCCTCAAGGAACCGAAATCCTTTTAGATCTGTATTGTGGTGTAGGGACTCTAGGCATTATGCTCGCTCCATATGTCCAGAAGGTAATTGGCGTAGAAAATGTCCCTGAGGCGATACTTTCTGCAAGAGAAAATATCCTTATCAACCATCAAGAAAATCGCATGGAGGTGTTTCTAGAAGATACCAAAACATTTTGTAAAAAGCTTCCATACACCTGCCCCCCTGATATTATCATTGTAGACCCTCCCCGCTGTGGGCTACAAAACAAAGCGCTAAAACATATTTTAAAGATTGGTGCGCCAAAGCTTGTGTATATTTCCTGCAATCCCCGCACGCAGTTTCAGGAATGTTTTCAACTTATTCACGCAGGCTATAGCATAAAAGCTATGCAACCTATAGATCAGTTCCCACATTCCCCTCATTTAGAAAATATTCTTTTATTAGAAAGATCCTCTTTCCTCTAG
- a CDS encoding histone, translated as MALKDTAKIMKDLLESIQHDLMKADKGNKAAAQRVRTDSIKLEKIAKVYRKESIKAEKSGLMKRKPAAKPVRAKKAAPKKACKAAAAKVKKAPPKKVANKSVRVPAKVKKVSKSRSRK; from the coding sequence ATGGCGCTAAAAGATACGGCAAAAATTATGAAAGACTTGTTGGAAAGTATCCAACATGACTTAATGAAAGCAGACAAAGGAAACAAAGCCGCAGCACAAAGAGTTCGCACAGACTCCATAAAGCTAGAAAAAATTGCTAAAGTCTATCGCAAAGAATCTATCAAAGCGGAAAAATCTGGCCTGATGAAACGCAAACCTGCAGCAAAGCCAGTAAGAGCAAAAAAAGCTGCTCCTAAAAAAGCATGTAAAGCTGCAGCAGCAAAAGTGAAAAAAGCTCCCCCTAAAAAAGTAGCTAATAAAAGTGTCAGAGTCCCAGCGAAAGTAAAAAAAGTTTCTAAGTCCCGCTCTAGAAAATAG
- the yajC gene encoding preprotein translocase subunit YajC: MRSYITCFLFLLASLQVFAEDDMAQAKNTFLQPAVMLAIAILFFYFILWRPEQKRRKAAEKRKNELAKGDKVTAMGIIGVIDEVREHTVVLNIASGKIEILKAAISEILKPDGTRA; this comes from the coding sequence ATGCGGTCTTACATTACATGTTTTTTATTTTTGCTGGCGTCTTTACAAGTTTTCGCTGAAGATGACATGGCCCAAGCTAAAAATACCTTTTTACAGCCAGCTGTGATGCTTGCCATTGCGATTTTATTTTTCTATTTTATTCTATGGCGTCCAGAGCAAAAGCGCAGAAAAGCTGCAGAAAAACGTAAAAATGAACTCGCTAAAGGGGACAAAGTTACCGCAATGGGGATTATTGGCGTTATTGATGAAGTTCGTGAGCACACAGTCGTGTTGAACATTGCTTCTGGAAAAATTGAAATCCTCAAAGCAGCAATTTCTGAAATCCTGAAACCAGACGGGACAAGAGCTTAA
- the hemN gene encoding oxygen-independent coproporphyrinogen III oxidase: MDFKFLEGLHQPAPRYTSYPTALEWEPSDEAPARVALQRIKNSPQPLSLYFHIPFCQSMCLYCGCTVILNRREEIVEDYINTLLQEISLISQELGMKFPVSRIHFGGGTPSRLSRYMFEKLFHQLHKCFDLSQTEEIAIEIDPRSLRNDMEKAEFFQNLGFNRVSLGVQDTQAAVQEAVKRRQTHEESRRVYEKFKELGFTSINIDLIYGLPKQTRHTFAQTIQDILAMRPDRLALFSYAAVPWIKPHQKAIKATDLPSMEEKFAIYSQSRHSLIKAGYQAIGMDHFSLPEDPLTVAFHNKTLIRNFQGYSLPPEEDLIGLGISATSFIRGIYLQNTKALDIYQEKILSHSLATEKSKELSKDDLIRKWVIHKLMCTFVIEKEEFFSLFGHSFDEYFSDSQERLLSMERTGLIQNSSSFLTVTPLGELFVRVIATAFDHYFLKKVSSPRFSASI; the protein is encoded by the coding sequence ATCGATTTTAAATTCCTAGAAGGACTTCATCAACCCGCACCAAGATATACAAGCTACCCTACAGCTTTAGAATGGGAGCCTTCTGATGAAGCCCCTGCACGCGTTGCTCTGCAAAGAATAAAAAATTCTCCCCAACCTTTGTCTTTGTATTTCCACATTCCCTTTTGCCAATCGATGTGTCTGTATTGTGGATGTACTGTGATTCTCAACCGCAGAGAAGAGATTGTTGAGGACTACATCAATACGCTCCTCCAAGAAATCTCTCTTATCTCGCAGGAATTAGGAATGAAGTTCCCCGTTTCTCGAATCCATTTTGGAGGAGGCACTCCTAGCCGTCTTTCTCGGTATATGTTCGAGAAGCTCTTTCATCAACTCCACAAATGCTTTGATCTCTCCCAAACAGAAGAGATCGCGATAGAGATAGACCCACGTTCTTTAAGGAACGATATGGAGAAGGCGGAGTTTTTCCAAAATCTTGGGTTTAATCGTGTAAGCTTGGGAGTACAAGATACCCAAGCTGCCGTACAAGAAGCCGTAAAGCGACGGCAGACCCATGAGGAGTCACGACGTGTGTATGAGAAGTTTAAAGAGCTGGGCTTTACTAGCATCAACATTGATCTAATCTACGGCTTGCCAAAGCAAACCCGTCACACCTTTGCGCAAACTATCCAAGACATCCTCGCAATGCGCCCGGATCGTCTGGCATTATTTTCTTATGCTGCAGTCCCTTGGATCAAACCGCACCAAAAAGCAATCAAAGCTACAGATCTTCCCTCTATGGAAGAAAAATTTGCGATATACTCACAATCCCGACATAGCTTAATCAAGGCAGGCTACCAAGCTATTGGGATGGATCATTTTTCTCTTCCCGAAGATCCCTTAACAGTAGCGTTTCATAACAAAACATTAATTCGTAATTTTCAAGGGTATTCCCTGCCTCCCGAAGAAGACCTTATCGGACTAGGAATCTCTGCAACAAGTTTTATTCGTGGAATATACCTGCAAAATACGAAAGCTCTCGATATCTATCAGGAGAAGATCCTTTCACATTCTCTAGCGACAGAAAAAAGCAAAGAGCTCTCCAAGGATGACCTGATTCGAAAATGGGTCATCCATAAGCTTATGTGTACCTTTGTTATAGAAAAAGAAGAGTTTTTCTCTCTTTTTGGTCATAGCTTTGATGAATATTTTTCTGATAGCCAAGAGAGGCTTCTAAGTATGGAACGGACAGGGTTAATCCAAAATAGCTCGTCATTTCTTACTGTCACTCCCTTAGGGGAGCTTTTCGTTAGGGTGATCGCTACCGCATTTGACCACTATTTCTTAAAGAAAGTATCTTCACCGCGATTTTCAGCATCAATATGA
- a CDS encoding tetratricopeptide repeat protein, producing the protein MKRITHIAQRMVILCFFLPFQMYTSPAEHNKTFGACCSDVHAALESQGDCESLLQEFVHRIFQDRAKLSARDWQTVGVLVKQYIYKCLREKRIDKSKEILQQLLSFPLPNAVKNELRILWQSLNPENMPLQHFIEQFSSLNVGDSLQYRLLMDLYKMTLHSSYEERKQSVLLAKERGLYREAYDQAVALLQAIEKGECCPHEEVAAIETCFLKKTLLALQILLAENPEMYESLIPSYYLTEIAHTEAIDMLVERIAQGEVSRSDEVDSVLLSHAIRRFPVDPQKTIQELEVLIDGGKHLQSRVLYHGYFFLLEIYLQHKHFPAMERLLRFGEAIFDADHEAFPEYQYFLGAYLYALGKHSQAFNIFSGALSSAIRCGVTLAKIYEYLGCISCSQKNYSQAEEYFLRAYKGWDREEAGIGLFLTFMAQGKKEECAKMLQSSNFSFKTQRFLEAFSSERGGALESCVSKISPCPSVSDIYSRCIYFMMKSLSFLSKGPVFELAQEVLNMMEVAFLTQVQQICPDLKECTALEFWKHKLAKTSSQRNLAAPGEPHVLTLCYRALYNEDQEAISLLPMLFSEESSALQSALRLVWVLTKNDDKKDSRYCHNLPLRPCGDRLYLLAYPLKEYFEGREEALQHLSLFPELFPHSSLLTLAYYLLGCGEPSLFLRAAWFVKALAEFPKISLFGEDAEAWVYMYYDIKCSLADAYFSLGDPIRAVEMLEEVKEDWYVHHHPYLQLLGKETYRNSIERRWVQGLAHGYAILNEKTRLAHHLLQHIEKTLLLTRSLQGALAITEALSSGPHL; encoded by the coding sequence ATGAAGAGAATAACACACATTGCTCAAAGGATGGTGATTTTGTGTTTTTTCCTTCCATTTCAGATGTATACATCTCCTGCTGAGCATAACAAAACTTTTGGGGCGTGTTGTAGTGATGTACATGCTGCACTAGAGTCTCAGGGGGATTGTGAATCATTATTGCAAGAGTTTGTGCATCGTATTTTTCAGGATCGTGCGAAGTTATCTGCTCGGGATTGGCAGACTGTGGGAGTGTTAGTAAAGCAGTATATTTATAAATGCCTTCGAGAAAAACGTATAGACAAGAGCAAGGAGATACTACAGCAGCTGCTTTCTTTCCCTTTACCTAATGCAGTGAAAAACGAACTGCGGATTCTTTGGCAGAGCCTAAATCCTGAAAACATGCCTTTACAACATTTTATTGAGCAATTCTCCTCCTTAAATGTGGGAGATTCTCTACAGTATCGCCTGCTTATGGACCTTTATAAAATGACTCTGCATAGTAGTTATGAAGAGCGTAAGCAAAGTGTGCTTTTAGCTAAAGAGCGCGGACTTTACAGAGAAGCCTATGATCAAGCTGTGGCATTATTGCAGGCGATAGAAAAAGGTGAGTGCTGCCCTCATGAGGAAGTCGCTGCTATTGAAACGTGCTTTTTGAAAAAGACCCTACTAGCATTGCAGATCCTTTTGGCAGAAAATCCAGAGATGTATGAATCTCTGATACCTTCGTATTACCTTACGGAAATTGCTCATACAGAGGCAATCGATATGTTAGTAGAGCGCATCGCACAGGGAGAAGTCTCCCGTTCTGACGAGGTTGATTCTGTCCTTCTTTCTCATGCGATACGTCGCTTCCCTGTAGATCCTCAAAAAACTATTCAGGAGTTAGAGGTGCTTATAGATGGCGGAAAGCACCTACAGTCGAGAGTCCTCTATCATGGTTATTTTTTTCTATTAGAGATCTACCTACAGCATAAACATTTCCCCGCAATGGAGCGCCTGCTGCGGTTTGGGGAAGCTATTTTTGATGCAGATCATGAGGCTTTCCCTGAATATCAGTATTTTCTAGGAGCGTATTTGTATGCTCTTGGAAAGCACTCTCAGGCTTTCAATATCTTCTCTGGGGCTCTTTCTTCTGCGATTCGCTGTGGGGTGACGTTAGCTAAAATTTATGAGTATTTGGGGTGCATCTCTTGTTCGCAAAAGAACTATTCTCAGGCAGAGGAGTATTTCTTAAGGGCATATAAGGGATGGGATCGTGAAGAAGCTGGGATCGGTCTGTTTCTTACATTCATGGCGCAAGGGAAAAAAGAGGAATGCGCTAAGATGCTGCAGTCATCGAATTTTTCTTTTAAGACGCAGAGGTTTCTCGAAGCTTTCTCTTCAGAGAGAGGGGGAGCTCTAGAGTCTTGTGTTTCCAAAATTTCTCCATGTCCTTCTGTGTCGGACATCTATAGTCGCTGCATTTACTTTATGATGAAGTCCCTCTCTTTTCTTTCTAAAGGCCCTGTTTTTGAGCTCGCCCAGGAAGTCCTCAATATGATGGAAGTGGCATTTCTAACTCAGGTACAACAGATTTGTCCGGATCTTAAGGAATGTACAGCTTTGGAATTCTGGAAACACAAGCTTGCAAAAACCTCTTCTCAGAGAAACCTAGCAGCTCCAGGAGAACCACACGTGCTTACCCTATGCTATAGGGCATTATATAATGAGGATCAGGAAGCTATTTCTTTGCTCCCCATGTTGTTTTCTGAGGAGAGCTCTGCACTACAGTCTGCCTTACGGTTAGTATGGGTTTTAACTAAAAACGACGATAAAAAAGATTCCCGCTATTGTCATAATCTTCCTTTACGTCCTTGTGGAGATCGTCTATATTTACTTGCCTATCCTCTTAAGGAGTATTTCGAAGGTCGAGAAGAGGCTCTTCAGCATCTTTCTTTGTTCCCAGAACTTTTCCCGCATTCTTCTTTGCTTACGCTTGCTTACTACCTGTTGGGCTGTGGAGAGCCTTCATTATTTTTAAGGGCCGCATGGTTTGTGAAAGCTCTGGCAGAGTTCCCTAAAATTTCCTTATTTGGGGAAGACGCTGAAGCTTGGGTGTACATGTATTACGATATAAAATGCAGTCTTGCAGATGCGTATTTTTCCTTAGGGGATCCTATTCGGGCTGTGGAGATGTTGGAAGAGGTAAAAGAGGATTGGTATGTGCATCATCATCCGTATTTGCAGCTTTTAGGGAAGGAAACTTACAGGAATTCTATAGAGCGCAGGTGGGTGCAGGGCTTAGCGCATGGGTATGCTATCCTTAATGAAAAGACTCGCCTTGCCCATCACTTACTTCAGCATATTGAAAAAACATTGTTGCTAACGCGCTCTCTTCAGGGAGCATTAGCAATTACAGAGGCACTATCTTCGGGGCCTCACCTTTAA
- the mfd gene encoding transcription-repair coupling factor, with the protein MAMDFNPINLELSFTQRLYQHTAPLLIENVRPGALAFLAAKMFHDTAQPIIMITTPARLDDLFENLSTFLPTLPVEFPSSEIDLSPKLVNIDAVGKRDYLLYTIHKNTAPLVCVTTLKALLEKTLSPKESAKRHLELHVGDTLDPETTVELCKDLGYTQVTVAREKGEFAHRGGIVDIFPLSATEPFRIEFWGEKILSLRAYNPSDQLSIEKVSQILISPVEKISSSGTLSHTLLDFFSTPPLCLFDDLETLENDFAEISGTLASFPERFLSLEGFFQRISNNKSMFFSEAYFPNVQIKKNDAVTIQVFNHALDVQRVSLPLLYPNEILEHNENPLLSFLQRLQELLPEQNASLKLALYSTKTKSLKEARTLAQQFHKTHVSIYENSGNLSSSFALVQEGFVAISLSEFASTKILRRQKQRNYFSVTTAEEVYVPVPGETVVHLHNGIGKFVGVEKKPNHLNIETDYLVIEYADHAKLYVPSDQAYLISRYVGASDTPPEFHNLNGSKWKRSRELTEKSLVAYAEKLLQLEAQRSTTPAFVHPPHGEEVIKFAETFPYEETPDQLKAIEQIYEDMMSEKLMDRLICGDAGFGKTEVIMRAAVKAVCDGHRQVIVMVPTTILAHQHYETFKQRMAGLPINIAVISRFSQTKEQKVIFQKVAEGGIDILIGTHKLINKHLEFHHPGLLIIDEEQRFGVKIKESLKERYPNIDCLTVSATPIPRTLYMSLTGARDLSIITMPPLDRLPVSTFLMEHNDETLSAALRHELLRGGQAYVIHNRIESLFRLAENIRTLIPEARIGVAHGQMTSEELAKIFHKFKTQQTNILIATAIIENGIDIPNANTILIDHADKFGMADLYQMKGRVGRWNKKAYCYFLVPHLDRLSGPAAKRLAALNKQEYGGGMKIALHDLEIRGAGNILGTDQSGHISAIGFNLYCKLLKKTIAALKTHSSPSLLQDTIKIEFPYNSRIPDSYIDSASLRIEFYQKVGNAENIEALEAIKQELLDRFGPLPQEVSWLLALAQVRLFALQHNISSIKGTRNSLSIQQTHGKNELIKQTLPYALSPTPELLIKEVCESIEKAFPLNTFKQ; encoded by the coding sequence ATGGCAATGGATTTCAACCCAATTAACTTAGAGCTTTCTTTTACCCAAAGGTTGTATCAACATACCGCCCCCCTTCTGATTGAAAATGTACGTCCAGGGGCATTAGCGTTTTTGGCAGCAAAGATGTTTCATGATACAGCGCAACCTATTATCATGATTACCACCCCTGCGCGCCTTGATGATCTGTTTGAAAACCTCTCGACGTTTTTGCCTACTCTCCCTGTTGAGTTTCCTTCATCAGAGATAGATCTTTCTCCTAAGTTGGTAAATATTGATGCTGTAGGGAAACGTGATTATCTTCTCTATACGATTCATAAAAACACTGCGCCTCTAGTATGTGTGACTACTTTAAAAGCTCTTCTTGAGAAGACTCTCTCCCCCAAGGAAAGCGCAAAGCGACATTTGGAGCTTCATGTTGGTGATACCTTAGATCCTGAAACTACAGTAGAGCTGTGTAAAGATCTCGGCTATACACAGGTAACAGTAGCAAGAGAAAAAGGGGAGTTTGCTCATCGTGGGGGGATCGTAGATATCTTTCCCTTATCTGCAACGGAGCCTTTTCGTATAGAATTCTGGGGAGAGAAAATTCTCTCCTTACGAGCCTATAATCCCTCGGATCAATTATCCATAGAGAAGGTTTCTCAGATCTTGATCTCTCCCGTAGAGAAAATCTCCTCTTCAGGGACGCTCTCCCATACACTTTTGGACTTTTTTTCTACACCACCGTTATGCCTTTTTGATGATCTGGAAACTCTAGAGAACGACTTTGCTGAAATCTCCGGAACGTTAGCGTCTTTCCCTGAGCGCTTTCTTTCCCTTGAGGGGTTTTTTCAAAGGATCTCTAACAACAAGTCTATGTTTTTCTCTGAGGCATATTTCCCTAATGTGCAAATCAAAAAAAACGATGCTGTAACAATCCAAGTATTTAACCATGCTCTTGATGTTCAAAGAGTTTCTCTTCCCTTGCTCTATCCTAACGAAATCTTAGAACACAATGAAAACCCCCTACTAAGCTTCCTACAGCGTCTTCAAGAGCTCCTCCCGGAGCAAAACGCTTCTCTGAAACTTGCTCTCTACAGCACAAAGACAAAGTCCTTAAAGGAAGCTCGCACCTTAGCTCAACAATTTCACAAAACACACGTATCTATTTATGAAAACTCGGGGAATCTCTCGTCGAGTTTCGCCCTAGTTCAGGAAGGCTTTGTAGCAATTTCCCTATCGGAATTTGCCTCAACAAAAATCTTAAGGCGTCAAAAACAACGAAATTACTTTTCAGTAACGACAGCGGAAGAGGTCTATGTTCCAGTTCCTGGGGAAACAGTTGTGCATCTTCATAATGGGATTGGGAAGTTTGTCGGGGTGGAGAAAAAACCTAACCATCTCAACATCGAAACAGATTACCTCGTAATAGAATACGCAGACCATGCCAAGCTCTATGTCCCTTCAGACCAGGCCTACCTTATCTCTCGCTATGTAGGGGCTTCTGACACCCCTCCAGAGTTTCATAATCTTAATGGTTCCAAGTGGAAACGTTCTCGAGAACTTACGGAAAAATCTTTAGTTGCCTATGCGGAAAAGCTTCTTCAGCTTGAAGCACAGCGCAGCACAACTCCGGCATTTGTACATCCTCCACATGGGGAAGAAGTTATCAAGTTTGCAGAGACCTTTCCCTATGAGGAAACTCCTGATCAGCTCAAAGCTATAGAGCAGATCTATGAAGATATGATGTCTGAAAAGCTTATGGACAGACTCATTTGTGGAGATGCAGGGTTTGGGAAAACTGAGGTTATCATGAGAGCTGCAGTAAAAGCTGTTTGTGATGGCCACCGTCAAGTGATTGTTATGGTTCCCACGACAATTTTAGCACACCAGCATTATGAAACCTTTAAGCAAAGGATGGCAGGGCTCCCAATAAACATTGCAGTAATTTCAAGGTTTTCACAAACCAAAGAGCAGAAAGTCATCTTCCAAAAAGTTGCTGAAGGGGGAATCGATATTTTAATTGGAACCCACAAGCTTATTAATAAACACCTAGAATTTCATCATCCTGGGTTGCTCATCATCGATGAGGAACAGCGCTTTGGAGTAAAAATTAAAGAGAGTCTAAAAGAGCGGTATCCAAATATCGACTGCTTAACAGTCTCTGCTACCCCTATCCCTAGGACGCTATACATGTCCCTAACTGGTGCTAGAGATCTTTCTATCATCACCATGCCCCCGTTGGATCGTCTTCCTGTAAGCACTTTCCTTATGGAACATAATGACGAAACTCTATCTGCTGCATTACGCCATGAGCTCCTTCGCGGGGGGCAAGCCTATGTGATTCATAATCGGATAGAAAGTCTATTTCGCTTAGCGGAGAACATCCGTACACTTATTCCTGAAGCCAGAATTGGAGTCGCTCATGGACAGATGACCTCGGAAGAGCTAGCTAAGATTTTTCACAAATTTAAGACCCAACAGACCAATATTTTGATCGCCACGGCAATCATAGAAAATGGTATTGACATTCCTAATGCCAATACTATCTTGATCGACCATGCAGATAAATTTGGCATGGCAGATTTATATCAAATGAAAGGCCGCGTAGGCCGCTGGAATAAAAAGGCATATTGTTATTTTCTTGTCCCTCATCTAGATCGGCTGTCTGGTCCTGCTGCAAAGCGCTTAGCAGCACTCAACAAGCAAGAATATGGCGGGGGAATGAAAATTGCCCTCCATGATCTAGAGATCCGTGGAGCTGGAAATATCTTAGGAACAGATCAATCTGGGCATATCAGCGCTATAGGCTTTAACTTATACTGCAAGCTGCTAAAGAAAACGATCGCAGCATTAAAAACACATTCCAGCCCTTCTCTTCTTCAAGATACGATAAAAATTGAATTCCCCTATAACTCTCGCATTCCTGATTCCTATATAGATTCAGCATCCTTACGAATCGAGTTCTATCAAAAAGTAGGAAATGCAGAAAATATAGAAGCTTTAGAAGCCATAAAACAAGAACTTCTTGATCGCTTTGGGCCTCTACCTCAAGAGGTCTCCTGGCTACTAGCCCTTGCACAGGTGCGGCTCTTTGCGCTACAACACAACATCTCCAGCATTAAGGGAACAAGAAACTCTTTATCTATACAGCAAACCCATGGAAAGAATGAGCTCATAAAACAAACTCTCCCTTATGCGCTTTCTCCTACCCCAGAACTATTAATAAAAGAAGTCTGTGAATCTATAGAAAAAGCTTTTCCTTTAAACACATTTAAACAATAA
- a CDS encoding protoporphyrinogen oxidase yields the protein MKNIIVIGSGISGLSSAWWLQKKFPSAHILILEKAPSPGGLLHTKKCEEFLFDLGPKGFLTRGEGLFTLKLIDELGLNEALIFSDKTAKNRYIHYKGKTKKISLWSLLQEGLLTALMKDFFAPRNPNDSSVEAFLQRHSSQNLTKHILNPIITAIRAGKSPHLSTYMAFPSLAKREAETGSLLKSALKEMLFPSHAKGTYSLATLKPSLHLLIETLIKKLSATWRFSSPVIQIHASSDQVQITTPSETLSADLAIYTGPLHLLPSLTDLPSIHRMTEKLTPWHFSSTALGWRSANFSLPKGYGMLFAEVPPLLGIVWNSQIFPQRAPGTTSLSLLLEGYWHEEDAYACSIATISEYLGIFQKPDAFALFSPSDGVPQHNVGFFKAKQQILPSLPKTLKLAGQNIAGPGLNRCIASAFKTVSSL from the coding sequence ATGAAAAACATTATTGTTATAGGATCGGGAATCTCAGGACTTTCCTCTGCATGGTGGCTGCAGAAAAAGTTCCCCTCTGCCCATATTCTTATCCTTGAAAAAGCGCCTTCTCCTGGAGGGCTTTTACACACCAAAAAATGCGAAGAATTTCTCTTTGACTTAGGTCCTAAAGGATTTCTTACCCGAGGAGAAGGGTTATTCACCTTAAAGTTAATCGATGAGCTAGGCCTTAATGAAGCACTCATCTTTAGCGACAAAACTGCCAAGAACCGCTACATTCACTATAAAGGGAAAACAAAGAAAATCTCTCTATGGTCGTTGCTGCAAGAAGGTCTCCTGACAGCCTTAATGAAAGATTTTTTCGCCCCTCGCAACCCTAATGATAGCTCTGTGGAGGCCTTCTTACAACGCCACAGCTCGCAAAATCTTACAAAACATATTTTAAATCCAATAATTACTGCGATACGTGCAGGGAAAAGCCCCCATCTCTCCACATACATGGCCTTCCCCTCCTTAGCAAAACGCGAAGCAGAAACAGGCTCTCTCTTAAAAAGTGCCCTTAAAGAAATGCTCTTTCCTTCTCATGCTAAAGGGACATACTCCCTAGCAACTCTAAAACCTTCCTTGCATCTCCTTATTGAGACTCTTATAAAAAAACTCTCTGCAACATGGAGGTTTTCTTCTCCAGTAATACAAATCCACGCCTCTTCGGATCAAGTGCAGATCACAACTCCTTCGGAAACACTCTCCGCAGATCTTGCTATCTATACCGGCCCTTTGCATCTCCTTCCCTCCCTAACGGATCTTCCTAGCATACACAGAATGACAGAAAAACTCACTCCCTGGCACTTCTCTAGCACAGCATTAGGATGGCGCTCTGCGAACTTCTCTCTTCCCAAAGGGTATGGTATGCTCTTTGCTGAAGTCCCCCCTCTCTTGGGGATAGTATGGAACTCACAAATTTTCCCCCAGCGCGCTCCAGGAACAACCTCTCTTTCTCTGCTCCTCGAGGGATACTGGCATGAGGAAGATGCCTATGCTTGTTCTATTGCGACAATTTCTGAATACCTAGGGATCTTTCAAAAACCTGATGCCTTTGCATTATTTTCTCCCTCAGATGGCGTCCCCCAACATAATGTAGGATTCTTTAAAGCCAAACAGCAGATCTTGCCTTCTCTGCCGAAAACTCTCAAGCTTGCAGGTCAAAACATCGCTGGTCCTGGGTTGAACCGTTGCATCGCCTCAGCGTTTAAAACTGTATCCTCTCTTTAA